One segment of Tardibacter chloracetimidivorans DNA contains the following:
- a CDS encoding CerR family C-terminal domain-containing protein, with amino-acid sequence MPKRAFSSPCSDRVLDAAIDQFGQHGIDGTSTRAIAAAAGTAMSSITYHYSGKEGIYLAAAQHIANRCQEALAPSLERARADIWLGEATAFEKIDGLVVDLLHLMLAGQSKPWERFVLREQLEPTPAFNSLYETILERVTVRLSELIAQLGGERWSSTEVRLKTFAILSHVRMFCAAPELMRRTTGLDLAKPSDVDRIERFVRGVCRATLDVAPSDG; translated from the coding sequence ATGCCGAAGCGCGCGTTCTCCTCGCCTTGTAGTGACCGTGTTCTGGACGCGGCCATCGACCAGTTTGGCCAACATGGCATCGATGGCACCAGCACGCGGGCGATCGCCGCGGCGGCCGGCACCGCAATGTCGTCCATCACCTATCATTACAGCGGGAAGGAAGGTATTTACCTTGCTGCCGCCCAGCACATCGCCAACCGCTGCCAAGAAGCGCTTGCTCCGAGCCTAGAGCGGGCAAGAGCGGACATCTGGCTCGGCGAGGCGACCGCCTTCGAGAAGATTGACGGACTTGTCGTCGATCTCCTTCATCTAATGTTGGCAGGTCAGAGCAAGCCGTGGGAAAGGTTCGTGCTGCGTGAACAACTGGAGCCGACGCCAGCATTCAATTCGTTATATGAGACCATATTGGAACGCGTGACCGTCAGACTCAGCGAGCTGATAGCCCAGCTCGGGGGAGAACGATGGAGCAGCACCGAAGTTCGCCTTAAAACCTTCGCTATCCTTAGCCATGTTCGTATGTTTTGCGCGGCGCCGGAGTTGATGCGGCGGACCACCGGACTCGATCTGGCCAAACCCAGCGATGTGGATCGGATCGAGCGCTTCGTGCGCGGCGTTTGCAGAGCAACGCTGGATGTCGCTCCTTCAGATGGCTGA
- a CDS encoding MarR family winged helix-turn-helix transcriptional regulator, which produces MTEMVPPERFGELLRAAFREMEDWIERQIRDSGLRLSHWLTLKYIADGRICFIGDVYRELGITDGASTRLIDHLEQKGLVRRNRSRKDRRLVAVALQPEGERMVRQLRLRIERRWQRQLGPFCEADRIHITTALIHLIDAFRSLAAGENEASDAATPNRDRLSAI; this is translated from the coding sequence ATGACCGAAATGGTCCCTCCGGAGAGGTTCGGCGAGCTGCTGCGCGCTGCGTTTCGAGAAATGGAGGATTGGATCGAGCGACAGATCCGCGACAGCGGGCTTCGCCTCTCACATTGGTTGACGCTCAAATATATCGCGGACGGCCGCATATGTTTCATCGGAGACGTGTATCGGGAGCTTGGCATTACCGATGGTGCATCCACCCGGCTTATCGATCATCTTGAGCAGAAAGGTCTCGTGCGTCGAAACCGATCGCGCAAGGACCGCAGGCTGGTAGCGGTTGCGCTGCAACCGGAGGGAGAACGAATGGTCAGGCAGCTCCGGCTTCGCATCGAACGGCGCTGGCAGCGACAACTCGGCCCCTTCTGCGAAGCAGACCGGATTCACATCACCACCGCCCTCATACATCTCATCGACGCCTTCAGGTCGCTGGCTGCCGGCGAGAACGAGGCTTCGGACGCCGCAACGCCTAACAGGGACAGGTTATCAGCCATCTGA
- a CDS encoding site-specific integrase, with protein MASDDPSDTGNLPVTVPQPALPDILRAEVDRAADYAKASRSAATQRAYASDWDIFTAWCDVRGMESLPATPAAVATFLASEADSGLKVPTIGRRLAAIGYHHRQAGFDPPQEMAGASAIKEVLAGIRREVGTRPERKAPADADALRDMIRTIEGDDLRAVRDRAMLAIGMAAALRRSELAGLLIDDVELPPEGLRLLIGRSKTDQSGEGAVIAIPEGRRIRPKALLLAWIDAAMEAARNLNNPLITFESGPLFRRLTRGGELTADPVSDRAVARLVQRCAAAAGFDPTDYAGHSLRSGFLTEAARQGASIFKMRDVSRHKSVQVLADYVRDFEMFRDHAGEKFL; from the coding sequence ATGGCATCCGACGATCCTAGCGACACCGGCAACCTGCCCGTGACCGTGCCGCAACCGGCGCTGCCCGACATCCTGCGCGCTGAGGTCGATCGCGCGGCCGACTATGCGAAGGCGTCGCGGTCAGCGGCGACGCAACGTGCCTATGCCTCCGATTGGGATATCTTCACCGCTTGGTGTGACGTTCGCGGGATGGAAAGCCTGCCAGCGACGCCCGCCGCGGTCGCGACATTTCTGGCGAGCGAGGCCGACAGCGGCCTGAAAGTGCCGACGATTGGCCGCCGGCTCGCCGCTATCGGCTACCACCATAGGCAAGCTGGCTTCGACCCCCCACAAGAAATGGCGGGCGCGTCCGCGATCAAGGAAGTGCTTGCCGGCATTCGCCGCGAGGTCGGCACACGGCCTGAACGCAAGGCCCCCGCCGATGCCGACGCGCTGCGCGACATGATCCGCACCATCGAGGGCGACGATCTGCGCGCGGTCCGCGATCGCGCGATGCTGGCGATTGGCATGGCAGCGGCGCTGCGGCGTTCCGAGCTGGCCGGCTTGCTTATTGATGATGTCGAACTACCACCCGAAGGACTGCGCCTCCTGATCGGTCGATCCAAGACGGATCAGTCTGGCGAAGGCGCCGTCATCGCCATCCCCGAAGGCAGGCGCATCCGACCCAAGGCGCTGTTGCTCGCTTGGATCGACGCAGCGATGGAAGCAGCACGGAACTTGAATAATCCTCTCATCACCTTCGAATCCGGGCCTCTGTTCCGGCGCCTGACGCGCGGTGGCGAGCTGACGGCCGATCCCGTGTCGGACCGCGCCGTTGCTCGTCTCGTTCAGCGCTGTGCAGCGGCGGCCGGCTTCGATCCGACCGACTATGCGGGACATTCGCTGCGATCGGGTTTTCTCACGGAAGCTGCGCGGCAAGGCGCGAGCATCTTCAAGATGCGCGATGTGAGCCGCCACAAATCCGTTCAGGTGCTTGCCGACTACGTGCGCGATTTCGAGATGTTCCGCGACCACGCTGGCGAAAAGTTCCTCTGA
- the sdhC gene encoding succinate dehydrogenase, cytochrome b556 subunit: MAQRPQSPHATIYRPPIAMMTSIMHRFSAIAISLVGMPILLWWLWAIADGPKAYERFAHFAASWVGTYILFGLSWCVFQHLASGVRHLVMDIGAGYELRTARLGAWSTFLFSFVMTLGFWAILALK, translated from the coding sequence ATGGCACAGCGACCGCAATCACCGCACGCAACAATTTACCGGCCCCCCATCGCGATGATGACTTCGATCATGCATCGCTTCTCGGCTATTGCGATTTCGCTGGTAGGCATGCCGATATTGCTCTGGTGGCTCTGGGCGATCGCTGACGGCCCGAAGGCATATGAGCGCTTTGCCCACTTCGCCGCGAGTTGGGTCGGCACCTATATCCTGTTCGGATTGAGCTGGTGCGTGTTCCAGCATCTCGCTTCGGGAGTGCGCCATTTAGTAATGGATATCGGAGCCGGTTATGAACTCAGGACCGCGCGCCTGGGCGCTTGGAGCACCTTCCTGTTCTCGTTCGTCATGACCTTGGGATTCTGGGCAATATTGGCGCTGAAGTGA